The Chitinophagaceae bacterium genome window below encodes:
- a CDS encoding fumarate reductase/succinate dehydrogenase flavoprotein subunit: MLNSKIPAGPLDSKWNTYKSTCKLVNPSNKRSLEIIVIGTGLAGASAAASLGELGYKVKTFCFQDSPRRAHSIAAQGGINAAKNYQNDGDSTYRLFYDTIKGGDYRAREGNVHRLAEVSSSIIDQCVAQGVPFAREYGGLLSNRSFGGTQVQRTFYAAGQTGQQLLIGAYQALERQVALGTVTQYSRHEMLEVVMIDGKARGIIARNLVTGELERHFGHAVLLCTGGYGNVFYLSTNAMGSNTTAIWKAHRKGAYFSNPCFTQIHPTCIPVSGDHQSKLTLMSESLRNDGRIWVPKKLADTRKSIDIPEEERDYYLERRYPAFGNLVPRDVASRAAKERCDAGYGVGTSKQAVFLDFAAAIQRYGKIEAGKRAIEADADTITKMGKEVVKEKYGNLFDMYEKITGENPYEVPMRIYPAVHYTMGGLWVDYELMTNIPGLYCLGEANFSDHGANRLGASALMQGLADGYFVIPYTIGNYLADEIRTKSIPTDHPAFADAESKVRDRIHMLMGIKGKRTVESFHKQLGKIMWDKCGMARNAEGLKQAIKEIQQLKQDFWSDVRIPGEINEMNPELDKANRVVDFSELGELMCIDALNREESCGGHFREEHQTEEGEALRHDDQFMYVASWEMKSEHNWELHKEDLVYDVVKPSQRSYK; this comes from the coding sequence ATGTTGAATTCAAAAATCCCTGCAGGACCGTTAGATTCCAAATGGAATACATACAAGTCTACCTGTAAACTGGTAAACCCTTCCAACAAACGCAGTCTTGAAATTATTGTGATCGGAACCGGTTTGGCCGGTGCATCAGCTGCAGCTTCGTTAGGTGAGCTGGGTTATAAAGTAAAAACATTCTGCTTCCAGGACAGTCCACGCCGTGCTCACTCTATTGCAGCACAGGGTGGTATTAATGCTGCCAAGAATTATCAGAACGATGGTGACTCAACTTACCGTTTGTTTTATGATACCATTAAAGGTGGAGACTACCGTGCAAGAGAAGGCAACGTTCACCGTTTGGCAGAAGTAAGTTCAAGCATTATTGACCAGTGTGTGGCACAGGGTGTTCCTTTTGCAAGAGAATATGGTGGCTTGCTCAGTAACCGTTCATTTGGCGGTACACAGGTACAACGTACATTTTATGCTGCCGGGCAAACTGGTCAGCAGTTATTAATAGGAGCTTACCAGGCATTAGAACGCCAGGTGGCATTGGGTACTGTAACCCAGTATTCACGCCATGAAATGCTGGAAGTTGTAATGATAGATGGCAAAGCCCGTGGAATCATTGCACGTAATTTAGTTACAGGTGAACTTGAACGCCATTTCGGTCATGCGGTTTTATTATGCACAGGTGGTTACGGAAACGTATTCTATCTGTCGACCAATGCAATGGGCAGTAATACGACCGCCATCTGGAAGGCACATCGGAAAGGTGCTTATTTCAGCAACCCATGTTTTACACAAATTCATCCAACCTGTATTCCTGTAAGTGGTGATCACCAGAGTAAGCTGACGTTGATGAGTGAATCATTACGTAATGATGGCCGCATCTGGGTACCAAAGAAACTGGCTGATACAAGAAAGTCAATTGATATTCCTGAAGAAGAAAGAGATTATTACTTAGAAAGAAGATATCCTGCATTTGGTAACCTCGTTCCCCGTGACGTAGCAAGCCGTGCAGCGAAAGAACGTTGTGATGCAGGTTATGGTGTTGGTACAAGTAAGCAGGCCGTGTTTCTTGACTTTGCTGCAGCTATTCAGCGTTATGGAAAAATTGAAGCAGGTAAAAGAGCTATTGAAGCTGATGCTGATACCATTACCAAAATGGGTAAGGAAGTAGTGAAGGAAAAATATGGTAACCTGTTTGACATGTATGAAAAGATCACAGGTGAAAATCCATACGAAGTACCGATGAGAATTTATCCTGCTGTGCACTATACAATGGGTGGCTTATGGGTTGATTATGAACTGATGACAAATATTCCCGGTTTATATTGTTTAGGTGAAGCCAACTTCAGCGATCATGGTGCAAACCGCCTTGGAGCAAGCGCTTTGATGCAGGGATTAGCTGATGGATATTTTGTAATTCCTTATACCATTGGTAACTACCTGGCTGATGAAATCAGAACCAAGTCTATCCCAACTGATCATCCTGCTTTTGCTGATGCAGAAAGCAAGGTTCGTGACCGCATTCATATGCTCATGGGCATTAAAGGAAAAAGAACAGTAGAAAGTTTCCATAAGCAGTTGGGAAAGATCATGTGGGATAAATGCGGTATGGCCCGTAATGCTGAAGGACTCAAACAGGCGATCAAAGAAATTCAGCAGTTAAAACAGGACTTCTGGAGTGATGTGCGTATTCCCGGTGAAATCAATGAAATGAATCCTGAACTGGATAAGGCAAACCGTGTGGTCGACTTTAGTGAACTGGGCGAGCTGATGTGTATTGATGCCCTGAACCGTGAAGAAAGCTGTGGTGGCCACTTCCGTGAAGAACACCAGACAGAAGAAGGTGAAGCATTACGTCATGATGATCAGTTTATGTATGTTGCCAGTTGGGAAATGAAAAGTGAACATAACTGGGAACTGCACAAAGAAGATCTGGTTTATGATGTGGTGAAACCAAGTCAACGTTCTTACAAATAA
- a CDS encoding succinate dehydrogenase/fumarate reductase iron-sulfur subunit, with protein sequence MEHKNINLKLKVWRQKNGKEKGGFETYDATDISQEMSFLEMLDVLNEKLIVESKDPIAFDHDCREGICGMCSLFINGRPHGPWEANTVCQLHMRAFNDGETIVIEPWRANAFPVIKDLMVDRSAFDRIIQAGGFISVNTGNAVDANSLPIDKAKADASFAAASCIGCGACVAACKNSSAMLFVSAKAAHLNQLPQGHPERNTRVLNMVAQMDKEGFGACTNTGACEAVCPKEISITNIARLNADYALASLTASK encoded by the coding sequence ATGGAACATAAGAATATCAATTTAAAACTGAAAGTTTGGCGTCAGAAGAATGGCAAAGAGAAAGGTGGATTTGAAACCTACGACGCAACGGATATTTCACAGGAAATGAGTTTCCTTGAAATGCTGGATGTGCTGAATGAAAAGCTGATCGTAGAAAGTAAAGACCCCATTGCCTTTGATCATGACTGCCGTGAGGGTATTTGCGGTATGTGCAGTTTGTTTATCAATGGCCGTCCGCACGGACCATGGGAAGCAAATACTGTTTGCCAATTACACATGCGTGCTTTCAATGATGGTGAAACCATTGTCATTGAACCATGGAGAGCCAATGCATTTCCGGTGATTAAGGATCTGATGGTTGACCGTTCAGCATTTGACCGTATTATCCAGGCTGGTGGTTTCATCAGTGTAAATACCGGTAACGCTGTTGATGCAAACTCGTTGCCGATTGACAAAGCAAAAGCAGATGCTTCCTTTGCTGCTGCATCCTGTATTGGTTGCGGAGCATGCGTAGCTGCCTGTAAAAATTCTTCAGCTATGCTGTTTGTAAGTGCAAAAGCGGCTCACCTCAATCAATTACCACAGGGGCATCCTGAGCGTAATACAAGGGTGTTGAATATGGTGGCACAAATGGACAAAGAAGGTTTTGGTGCCTGTACAAATACCGGTGCATGCGAAGCAGTTTGTCCGAAAGAAATTTCGATCACCAACATTGCAAGACTGAATGCTGATTATGCATTGGCAAGTCTTACAGCAAGCAAATAG